A DNA window from Ranitomeya imitator isolate aRanImi1 chromosome 2, aRanImi1.pri, whole genome shotgun sequence contains the following coding sequences:
- the ARL16 gene encoding ADP-ribosylation factor-like protein 16, which produces MCLVLGPSGVGKTLLMKRLQKLCGKESTDLGDVPPTQPTVGTNLTDLTIQRTRVTVREVGGSMVPIWPSYYKDCQTVLFVVDAANPNQVSASCVQLLSMLSAPALSTVSVLVVFNKTDLPCCMSLVEMKSLFRLDDIIACAKQPITVLETSALEGIGLQEVLQWLHSSASH; this is translated from the exons ATGTGTTTGGTTCTCGGGCCCTCCGGCGTCGGGAAGACTCTGCTCATGAAGCGTCTGCAGAA GCTATGTGGTAAAGAGTCAACCGATTTAGGAGATGTGCCTCCCACCCAGCCCACT GTTGGCACGAACTTGACTGATCTGACCATACAGAGAACACGCGTGACCGTCCGAGAAGTGGGTGGTTCCATGGTGCCCATCTGGCCGAGTTATTACAAGGATTGTCAGACTGTACTG TTTGTTGTGGATGCCGCTAACCCGAATCAGGTCTCTGCGTCCTGCGTCCAGCTCCTGTCCAtgctctctgctcctgctctctccacagtGTCAGTCCTTGTTGTGTTCAATAAAAC GGATCTGCCGTGCTGTATGTCACTAGTAGAGATGAAATCACTGTTCCGATTGGATGACATTATAGCCTGTGCTAAGCAGCCAATCACTGTCCTGGAAACTAGCGCCTTGGAGGGAATCGGACTGCAGGAGGTGTTGCAGTGGCTGCATTCATCTGCCAGTCACTAA